From the Planktothricoides raciborskii GIHE-MW2 genome, the window ATCATCGGTAGGATAAGCCGAGGCTAACTGAATTTTAATGTCTTCAGCAGTGCGCTCTCCAATCACCAGGTTATGCACCTTTTTCATATATTGAATAATCGCTTCCGTCAGTTCATCCCCAGCAATTCTAACGGATTCACTCAGAACCGTCCCTTGCAAACTCAGAACTGCCACTTCCGTGGTGCCACCACCAATGTCAACAATCATATTACCCGTGGGATCGGCAACGGGTAAACCTGCACCGATCGCCGCCGCCACAGGTTCATCAATCAGAAAAACTTCTTTAGCACCGGCGTGAATGGCTGCGTCCATCACTGCCCGACGCTCAACTCCCGTGACTCCACTGGGAATGCCAATCACAATCCGAGGACGTCCTAGGGAACTGCCTTCACTGACACGCTTGATGAAATATTTCAGCATTAGTTCAGCGGTATCAAAGTCAGCAATCACCCCATCGCGCAAGGGACGTAAGGCGATAACGTTTTCCGGGGTTCGACCCAGCATTTTTTTAGCATCTTCCCCGACAGATAATGGCTCCTTGGTTAGCTTGTCGATCGCCACTACCGAAGGTTCCTGGAGAACAATCCCCTTACCGGACACATAGACCAATGTATTTGCTGTTCCCAGGTCGATGCCCATGTCCCTGGATAAAGAAAAGCGATTGAAAAAACCCACTCTCTTCTACGCCCCCATTTAGATGATGCTTGTGCGAGTATAATGTAACAAAAATTTAACTGAGGTGGATTCTATTACGTTTTTTATTCTGAGTCTAGTCAGAGACAGTAATTTTTTTGCCTCAGTATGAATTGTTGTTTGTCAGTATAATCCCAATAATCCCAAGAACACTCAATCTTATCCGGAAGCTAATATATGAGTCTAAATCTTGTCACCCTGGTAGGCCGTGCGGGGAGAGACCCCGAAGTAAAATATTTTGAGTCTGGTAAGGTCGTATGCAATTTCGCCCTGGCGGTGAATCGCCCAACTCGCAACAGTGATGAACCGGATTGGTTTAATTTGGAAATGTGGGACAAAACCGCAGAAGTTGCCGGTAGTTATGTCCGCAAAGGCAGTTTAATCGGAGTTCAAGGTTCATTAAAATTTGAATATTGGCAAGATCGGGCATCAGGGGTTTCTCGTTCCAAACCTGTGATCCGCGTAGAGCGTCTGGAGCTTCTCGGTTCCAAGCAAGATGCCGAGCAAGCTAGAGGTGATTTGAGCCATCAATATGATGATGGCGAGTTCTAATTTTCGGTCTTGTGGAATATCTTGTGGAATACTTGCCTTTCTGAAGCAGGAGTAAAACTGGTGGCCTATTGGTTGTTAAAAACTGAACCGGAACAGTATTCTTATCAAGATTTGCTACGAGAAGGTTGCACCATTTGGGATGGGGTAAAAAATAACCTGGCGCTGAAATATATGGCCACCATGAACGTGGGCGATTTAGGTTTCATTTATCACACAGGTGGTGAGCGTCGGGTAACCGCCATCGTGGCCGAAGTCGTCAGTCAACCCTACCCCGATCCAAATTTCCATCAACCAAAATGGCTGGTCGTGGATCTGCGATCGCGTTTTCCCATGCCCCAAACCGTAACCCTGGCACAAATTAAAGCACAACCAGAATTATCCAATTGTGACTTAATTCGCCTTCCTCGACTCTCAATTGTGCCATTGTCCCTAGAACATTGGCAGAAAATCCTCACCTTGGGTCATGTAGAGGGATCTGAAACCCAACCCTAAAAACCCAACCATGATTTTCTCAGTTTTCCTGGGTAACTTCTGGCAATTATCGGTTGATCATAAATAAAACAAACGTTCGTTGAGTTTTTATTAAAAAACCAAACACACCAAACACATAAAAATGATGAAAATCTCCTCTGTTGCAATTATTATTGGGTACTTGAC encodes:
- a CDS encoding EVE domain-containing protein; its protein translation is MAYWLLKTEPEQYSYQDLLREGCTIWDGVKNNLALKYMATMNVGDLGFIYHTGGERRVTAIVAEVVSQPYPDPNFHQPKWLVVDLRSRFPMPQTVTLAQIKAQPELSNCDLIRLPRLSIVPLSLEHWQKILTLGHVEGSETQP
- a CDS encoding rod shape-determining protein, with the translated sequence MGIDLGTANTLVYVSGKGIVLQEPSVVAIDKLTKEPLSVGEDAKKMLGRTPENVIALRPLRDGVIADFDTAELMLKYFIKRVSEGSSLGRPRIVIGIPSGVTGVERRAVMDAAIHAGAKEVFLIDEPVAAAIGAGLPVADPTGNMIVDIGGGTTEVAVLSLQGTVLSESVRIAGDELTEAIIQYMKKVHNLVIGERTAEDIKIQLASAYPTDDDDDAMMEVRGLHLLSGLPRTVTIKGPEIRESMAEPLVVIVEAVKRTLERTPPELASDIIDRGIMLAGGGALLKGLDTLISHETGIVTHVAADPLCCVVLGTGRVLENFQELGRVFSARSTSV
- a CDS encoding single-stranded DNA-binding protein, which translates into the protein MSLNLVTLVGRAGRDPEVKYFESGKVVCNFALAVNRPTRNSDEPDWFNLEMWDKTAEVAGSYVRKGSLIGVQGSLKFEYWQDRASGVSRSKPVIRVERLELLGSKQDAEQARGDLSHQYDDGEF